CATTAACCCGACTTCGGTTTGGTCGATAGAAGCCCCCTATTGACCACTTTCTCTTTTCACCGACTTCCGTTTTGGTCGATAGAGACCCTTTATTGACCACTTTCTCCATTAACTCAACTTCGGTTTGGTCGATAGAAGCCCTTTATTGACCACTTTCTCCATTAACCGACTTCGGTTTGGTCAATAGAGACCCTTTATTGACCACTTTCTCCATTGACCGATTTCGGTTTGGCCCTTTATTAAAACTCAATCGATTTTCGAGTTTGGTCCCCTCAATAAAAACGGAAGGTACCTATGCACCTTCCATTTACATTAATTTTATTTTTACTGTCTAGGTCCGCCAAATTCAACTCCTAATTCAGCAAGCTGTGTCTGGGCTTCTTCGCGTGTGATTGTTCCTGCACGTTCCTGCTCCATGATGGCTTCGACTTTTATTCGAGTTTCCTCATCTAAATCGGCAAACCGATCACCTGGGTTACCGCCACCACCGTCTGGAGCTCCGCCACCCATTCCACCAGGACCACCACCGGCACTGTTGCCAGTTGTGACGCCTGATTCATTTAGCCATGTAACAGAATCGCTTACTGTAAATTCTACGACTTTTGTTCCACCCTTTTCCGTTGTACCATCTTTATATATGCCGTTTGATTCACTACCAGTCACCGTTCCACCTGAAAATAGTGTATAGGACTCATCCTTCTTTATTTTATCAGAGCTAATAAAAACGGATTGATAGTCCTTGGCTGGCTTAAAGGTGACGATATTGTTTCCTTCGCTATCCTCAAGATGTACAACCGTTCCCGCTTCCTGGGTTTCCGGATATGTCATTAGAATCGAATTTTGACTTGATTGTTCGGATGATGCTTGTGCCATTCCCGAACTACCGGCAGCGATCAATAACCCACCATTCATTTCAAAGCTTGAATCATAATCAAGTGATCCATTGCCAGATGAAGTTGGTCCGTTTACAAAGACTGTTCCAGCTGTCATTAAAATTGAACCGTTTGCATCTAACCCATCTCCATTTGCGTTAACAACAATATTTCCGCCATTGATCGAGAGTAAATTACCTTCGGTGGTTGCTTGAATATCCATACCTGATCCGTCGGCTCCTCCGCCAACATTGATTCCATCATCACTTGTTGTCACATTAATTTCCCCATCAAAAATGGTAATCGAATTACCTTCGATTCCTTCATAGCTCTTTGTAACGTTAATGGTTCCACCTGATGTAATAACCGATGTATCTGCATGAACTCCATCGTCACCACTGGCAATTTTCAATTCTCCCTCAACGATGTTCACGTTTTTGTTACTGTGGATCGCGTCGTCAGAAGTATCGAGATTGAATTGACCACCACCAATTACAATATCTACAGTTGCTTTTAAGCCTTTTGCACTGTCTGATTCGGTAGTATCTGTTGTGGTAGTAGAGGTTGTGGTATTCGTTCCGTTACTCATCCCTCCATTTTTGCCGCCCATTCCCATTCGATCATCATTTGTCTTAATGGTTTCTGGACTTCCGCCACCCGTCGCAATGGTGTAAGCACCGTCCGTAATCCATAGTGATGATTCCGCTTGGACACCGTCATTAACGGCTGTGATGTCAATTGTACCACCTTGAAGGACAATGGCCCCTTTCGATGTATCCTTATCGTTCGATGATTTAACACCATCCCCACCAGCATGAACCGTGATTGTTCCCTCTTTCACCGCGACGATGTCTCTTCCCATTAAACCATCGTCTTTGGCATCGATTTGAATGACCCCACCGGTAATTTTCAGCTCATCTTTACTGGTGATACCATTATTGTAGTTAGCATCGACGACCAGTTTCCCTTCACCATTTATCGTCAAATTGTCCTTACTAAATAGTGTTGCATTTGGTTCATCCGTGGATGAATCATCAAACACATAATTTCCCCCATCTGAGAGAAGGTTTTCAGTTCCACCTTCAAGCGAAATGACAGTTTTCTCTGCCTTGGATACAAAAATCGCGGCTGAATCATTATTGTTAATTTCCACTCCATTTAATACAAGTCTTACAGTGTTCTTGTCCTCGGCATCGACTACAATTTGTCCATCAGCCAAGCTGCCACTCAAAACATACGTCCCTCCCGCTTTGATCGTAAGGATATTATTTTGAAAAATTACAGCAGCTGACGTGTCAAAGTTTGCTTCTGTCCCATTTAGTTCAATGTAGGTGGGATTTTCATTTTTCCAAGCGATATAGGCATCGTCCTCATCATACTTTACAAGTTTACTGATGCTATCATTAATATCGTCAGCGGTCATCGCTTTTACATTTTCTGCCTTTGCTACTAGGCTTGTTGTACTTGATTCGCTATCGCTATCACTATTGCTGCATCCAAATAAAAATGCTGTGCATACAAGTGAGGTAGCGGCTGCTTTATAAAAACTTGTTTTTTTGTTCATTCTGCTAGTCTCCTTTATCTAATTCCCTATAAAATGGTGTCGTTCTCGCCCATGGACCATATTATTACGGACGAACCTTAACAAAACCTTAAAAAACAAATAGGAATAGAGAGTCGCCTATCATTCCGATTTTTTTCATTTGCAAATCTGAAAAATAGCCCTATAATCAAACCTAACAAAATCGACAAAATTCCAGGTTGTGCTGAATGTAAAAAGGAGTCCGGCGAATGAAACTATTAATTATTGAGGATGACCAATTTCTCTCCGATACAATAAAGGAAATGACACAGGCAATGTTTGATACAGAGCAGGCGTTTGATGGTGAAGAGGGATTATTTCTCGCACAACAAAATATTTTCGATGTGATTATTTTAGATATCATGCTTCCACATATGAACGGTTATGAAGTACTCCAGCAGTTACGAAATGAGAGCATTTCTACCCCTGTCATCATGCTCACGGCGAAGGATGGTATTGATGATAAAATTAAAGGTTTTAAAGTCGGAGCAGATGATTATTTAGTGAAACCCTTTCATCGCGATGAGTTATTATTGCGATTAGAAGCCCTTGTCCGAAGATCTGGTGGGGAGTTTAAGGAAAATGTGCTGATTTTTAAAGAGTTAAAAATGAATTTAAAAACCAAAACTGTGACTATAGGCGATGAGCTTGTGAAATTGAATGGAAAGCAGTTTGATCTGCTTGAGTATTTACTCAACAATAAAAATAATATTTTGACGAAGGAACAAATTTTTGACCGAATTTGGGGCTTTGAATCAGATACGTCCACCACCGTGGTCGAGG
The DNA window shown above is from Bacillus sp. T3 and carries:
- a CDS encoding carbohydrate-binding domain-containing protein, which translates into the protein MNKKTSFYKAAATSLVCTAFLFGCSNSDSDSESSTTSLVAKAENVKAMTADDINDSISKLVKYDEDDAYIAWKNENPTYIELNGTEANFDTSAAVIFQNNILTIKAGGTYVLSGSLADGQIVVDAEDKNTVRLVLNGVEINNNDSAAIFVSKAEKTVISLEGGTENLLSDGGNYVFDDSSTDEPNATLFSKDNLTINGEGKLVVDANYNNGITSKDELKITGGVIQIDAKDDGLMGRDIVAVKEGTITVHAGGDGVKSSNDKDTSKGAIVLQGGTIDITAVNDGVQAESSLWITDGAYTIATGGGSPETIKTNDDRMGMGGKNGGMSNGTNTTTSTTTTDTTESDSAKGLKATVDIVIGGGQFNLDTSDDAIHSNKNVNIVEGELKIASGDDGVHADTSVITSGGTINVTKSYEGIEGNSITIFDGEINVTTSDDGINVGGGADGSGMDIQATTEGNLLSINGGNIVVNANGDGLDANGSILMTAGTVFVNGPTSSGNGSLDYDSSFEMNGGLLIAAGSSGMAQASSEQSSQNSILMTYPETQEAGTVVHLEDSEGNNIVTFKPAKDYQSVFISSDKIKKDESYTLFSGGTVTGSESNGIYKDGTTEKGGTKVVEFTVSDSVTWLNESGVTTGNSAGGGPGGMGGGAPDGGGGNPGDRFADLDEETRIKVEAIMEQERAGTITREEAQTQLAELGVEFGGPRQ
- a CDS encoding response regulator transcription factor, producing the protein MKLLIIEDDQFLSDTIKEMTQAMFDTEQAFDGEEGLFLAQQNIFDVIILDIMLPHMNGYEVLQQLRNESISTPVIMLTAKDGIDDKIKGFKVGADDYLVKPFHRDELLLRLEALVRRSGGEFKENVLIFKELKMNLKTKTVTIGDELVKLNGKQFDLLEYLLNNKNNILTKEQIFDRIWGFESDTSTTVVEVYASNLRKNLKKFQYDHYIKTFRGLGYMLTDNGDDNG